From a single Mucilaginibacter terrenus genomic region:
- a CDS encoding PAS domain-containing sensor histidine kinase gives MQSTDQNISLLSEIEELRQQLEEANDTINAIRSGQVDALVIKDDEGHQLYTLKTADQTYRVFIEKMSEGAVTVSREGIILYCNTRFAEMISVPLEKTMGLELLSFVPEESKEKLTQVLESSWKEDCREEIILKDNRGKDMHCLFSCNNIELDTGPALSLIITDLTILKNTEHQLKQRNDELEEARAATEKLNDSLESTVKERTHDLLISREHFKVLTNNITQMTWTNLPDGSVNSYNQQWYKYTGTNFETAGDFGWKAVIHPDDLAAVLARFDFSLQTGVPYEHENRYRRHDGVYRWHLNRANPLRNDEGEIIYWVGTATDIDDQKQEMERKDEFIGIASHELKTPLTSLKGYLQLISGYKKDELPAIVKNHLSKATVAVNKLQTLVSDLLDVSKIKAGKLEYAKTSVSINNMVAQCVENAKHIYSTYDFQTEISEDYIIQGNQERLEQVLMNLLNNAVKYSHVNKHITVNTSRHQGMVRVSVKDKGIGLSADQKDRIFERFYRVEDKKNMTSGLGMGLYISKEIISNHGGIISVESEPNQGATFYFELPIVSVPKQ, from the coding sequence ATGCAGTCAACAGATCAAAATATTAGCTTGTTAAGCGAAATTGAGGAGCTGCGCCAGCAATTGGAAGAAGCTAATGACACCATTAATGCTATCCGGTCTGGCCAGGTGGATGCGCTGGTTATTAAAGACGATGAAGGCCACCAGCTGTATACGCTTAAAACAGCAGATCAAACCTATCGCGTATTTATTGAGAAGATGAGCGAAGGCGCGGTTACGGTAAGCCGCGAAGGTATTATACTATATTGCAACACTCGTTTTGCGGAAATGATAAGCGTGCCGCTTGAAAAAACGATGGGTTTGGAGTTGCTATCTTTTGTACCTGAGGAATCTAAAGAGAAGCTTACCCAGGTACTTGAGAGTAGCTGGAAAGAAGATTGCCGGGAGGAAATTATCCTTAAAGATAACCGCGGTAAGGATATGCACTGCCTTTTTAGCTGTAACAATATTGAGCTGGACACTGGCCCGGCATTAAGTCTCATCATTACAGATCTGACTATACTTAAGAATACGGAGCACCAGCTTAAACAGCGAAATGATGAATTAGAGGAAGCACGTGCAGCAACTGAAAAACTGAACGACTCGCTGGAAAGTACGGTAAAGGAACGCACCCACGATCTGCTAATAAGCCGCGAACACTTTAAGGTACTTACCAACAACATAACGCAGATGACGTGGACAAACCTGCCTGACGGTAGCGTAAACTCCTATAATCAGCAATGGTATAAATATACAGGCACCAACTTTGAAACTGCCGGCGATTTTGGCTGGAAAGCTGTTATACATCCTGATGATCTTGCAGCTGTGCTGGCAAGGTTTGATTTTTCGCTGCAAACCGGGGTACCTTACGAGCATGAGAACAGGTACCGCAGGCATGATGGCGTTTACCGTTGGCACCTGAACAGGGCCAACCCGCTAAGGAACGATGAAGGAGAGATTATTTATTGGGTAGGTACCGCTACTGATATTGACGACCAGAAACAGGAAATGGAGCGTAAGGACGAGTTTATAGGTATTGCCAGCCATGAACTTAAAACCCCACTTACCAGCCTTAAAGGGTACCTGCAATTGATTAGCGGCTACAAAAAAGATGAGTTGCCGGCAATTGTAAAAAACCATTTATCAAAAGCTACGGTTGCCGTGAACAAGCTTCAAACGCTGGTAAGCGATTTACTCGACGTAAGCAAGATAAAAGCAGGGAAGCTGGAATATGCCAAAACATCTGTTAGTATAAATAATATGGTAGCCCAATGTGTAGAGAACGCGAAGCACATTTACAGCACCTATGACTTCCAGACGGAGATAAGCGAGGATTATATCATCCAAGGTAATCAGGAACGACTGGAGCAGGTTTTAATGAACCTGTTGAACAATGCCGTAAAGTATTCTCACGTTAACAAGCATATTACAGTAAATACCAGCAGGCACCAGGGCATGGTACGCGTATCTGTTAAAGATAAAGGTATTGGCCTCTCGGCAGACCAAAAAGACCGCATCTTTGAACGATTCTATCGGGTTGAAGACAAAAAGAACATGACCAGCGGGTTGGGTATGGGCCTCTATATCTCAAAAGAAATAATCTCCAATCATGGTGGCATTATAAGTGTAGAGAGCGAACCAAACCAGGGCGCAACATTTTACTTTGAGTTGCCCATCGTTTCTGTTCCAAAGCAATAA
- a CDS encoding enoyl-CoA hydratase/isomerase family protein: MTEGQVSLTVNNGIATASFYHPAQNSLPSALLSQLTDAINTAAASKDARVIVLKSEGGRTFCAGASFDELLQIKDKQAGARFFSGFSNVINACRKSSKIVIARVQGKAVGGGVGLAAAADYCLATEAAAIKLSELAIGIGPFVISPAVQRKIGLQAFSQLTIRASDFQSAEWAMQKGLYNELYEDIPTLDQAVLELAQKLASYHPDALTGLKKILWEGTEDWDALLTERAAISGELVLSEFTQAALNSFLKK, encoded by the coding sequence ATGACAGAAGGACAAGTATCATTAACTGTTAACAACGGAATTGCAACTGCAAGTTTCTACCATCCTGCGCAAAATTCGTTGCCATCGGCTTTGTTAAGCCAGCTCACTGATGCTATAAACACAGCCGCCGCAAGCAAAGATGCGCGGGTGATAGTACTGAAAAGTGAAGGCGGCCGCACTTTTTGCGCAGGTGCCAGTTTCGACGAGTTGCTGCAGATAAAAGATAAACAAGCCGGTGCCAGATTTTTTTCGGGCTTTTCCAATGTTATTAATGCCTGCCGTAAATCTTCTAAAATAGTAATTGCGCGTGTACAGGGCAAAGCAGTTGGCGGCGGAGTAGGGCTGGCTGCTGCAGCAGATTATTGCCTGGCTACGGAAGCTGCCGCAATAAAGCTGAGCGAATTGGCAATAGGCATAGGCCCGTTTGTTATATCACCTGCTGTACAGCGTAAAATTGGCTTGCAGGCTTTCTCGCAGTTAACCATCCGCGCCAGTGATTTTCAGTCGGCTGAATGGGCTATGCAGAAAGGTTTGTACAACGAACTATATGAGGACATTCCTACGCTGGACCAGGCGGTACTGGAGCTGGCACAAAAACTGGCATCGTACCACCCTGATGCGCTCACGGGGTTAAAAAAGATATTGTGGGAAGGCACAGAAGACTGGGATGCATTACTAACAGAACGGGCTGCAATAAGCGGAGAACTGGTGCTATCGGAGTTTACACAAGCGGCTCTTAACAGCTTTTTAAAGAAGTAG
- a CDS encoding chaperone modulator CbpM codes for METRDLISIQDFCVYNKVEYTFIDHLKDAGLIEVTLVDQTAFIPTVQIQRVERLVRLHTQLDINPQGVVAIDSLLEKLDLMQQEISLLRSKLRLYEEV; via the coding sequence ATGGAAACAAGAGATTTGATAAGCATACAAGATTTCTGTGTGTATAACAAAGTTGAATACACCTTTATAGATCACCTTAAGGATGCAGGTTTAATTGAGGTGACTTTAGTAGACCAAACCGCGTTTATACCAACTGTGCAAATTCAGCGGGTTGAACGGTTGGTGAGGCTGCATACTCAACTGGACATTAATCCCCAGGGTGTAGTGGCTATTGATAGTCTGCTTGAAAAATTAGATTTAATGCAGCAAGAAATTTCACTGTTACGCAGTAAGTTACGCCTTTACGAGGAAGTTTAA
- a CDS encoding DnaJ C-terminal domain-containing protein, whose product MAFIDYYKVLGVEKNASEEDIKKAYRKLARKNHPDLNPDNPEANKLFQQLNEANEVLSDPEKRKKYDKYGENWQHGEAYEQAQQQAGQRRSSGGGYGSTAGNDYGGFDFSGGDGGDFSDFFQSMFGGAGGRRQAAYRGQDLNAELHLNMRDVLESQKQTLTVNGKNIRLTIPAGIENGQTIKIAGHGGPGANGAPAGDLYITFSIADDPDFKRVGADLYRTIDINLYKAVLGGEITADTLTGKVKLKVAAGTQNGTKVKLKGKGMPVYKKDGVYGDLYLTYNIKIPTNLTDQQRKLFEELSQS is encoded by the coding sequence ATGGCGTTTATTGATTATTATAAAGTTTTAGGTGTAGAAAAAAATGCATCCGAAGAGGATATTAAGAAAGCCTACCGTAAACTTGCGCGTAAAAACCACCCCGATCTAAATCCGGATAACCCGGAGGCTAACAAACTTTTTCAGCAACTAAACGAAGCTAACGAGGTACTCAGCGATCCTGAAAAGCGTAAGAAATACGACAAGTATGGCGAAAACTGGCAGCACGGCGAAGCTTACGAGCAAGCGCAGCAGCAGGCCGGCCAGCGCAGAAGTTCCGGAGGCGGGTACGGAAGTACCGCAGGAAATGATTATGGAGGGTTTGATTTTAGCGGGGGAGATGGCGGTGACTTCTCGGACTTCTTCCAATCTATGTTTGGCGGAGCCGGCGGGCGGCGGCAAGCGGCTTATAGAGGGCAGGATCTTAATGCAGAGTTACACCTCAACATGCGGGACGTGCTTGAATCTCAAAAACAAACCTTGACGGTAAACGGAAAAAACATCAGGCTGACCATTCCTGCCGGAATAGAGAATGGCCAAACCATAAAAATTGCAGGACATGGTGGCCCGGGTGCGAACGGCGCACCTGCAGGTGACCTTTATATCACTTTCTCGATAGCAGATGACCCCGATTTTAAACGTGTTGGTGCCGACCTTTACCGCACCATTGACATTAATCTTTATAAAGCGGTGCTGGGTGGAGAAATCACGGCAGATACCTTGACAGGTAAGGTTAAATTGAAAGTTGCTGCAGGTACGCAAAACGGCACTAAAGTAAAGTTGAAGGGAAAAGGTATGCCTGTTTACAAGAAGGATGGAGTATACGGCGACCTGTATCTGACCTATAATATAAAGATACCAACCAACCTTACCGACCAGCAAAGAAAACTGTTTGAGGAGCTATCACAATCATAA
- a CDS encoding GAF domain-containing sensor histidine kinase produces the protein MPTTPIPSNEMDRIISLSDYDLDYTSFQDTFKDLATLAAKVAGTSISLVNLIDSFTQWTVTNHGLDIDQMPREDSVCQYTIAVPEGQFEVPDLKADERFNDKFYVTDGPLLRYYFGIPLKTSDGHNLGALCVLDRDLKTLSPEKIELLKIIAGEIVSRLNAHKVISGLKSKLHEANETKKKVAHDIRGPLGGIIGLAQVISEQGQENEIDEVLEFINLIQRSGRSLLELADEILSTDLPKAATLQADQFNLLVFKEKLEKLYTPQAITKNIDFVINTSVNSSTIPFSKNKLLQITGNMISNAMKFTPANGKITVDLSLKIEETKNLLQINVTDTGVGLTQEGIDKILSGKATSTDGTGGEQGYGFGLALVKHLVDSLKGTMHIYSQPGQGANFEVVLPQDK, from the coding sequence ATGCCTACCACGCCGATCCCAAGCAACGAAATGGACAGGATTATAAGCCTGTCCGACTATGATCTTGATTATACCAGCTTTCAGGATACCTTTAAAGACCTCGCCACTTTGGCGGCAAAAGTTGCAGGAACATCAATTTCACTGGTCAACTTAATTGATTCTTTTACACAATGGACAGTAACTAATCACGGGCTCGATATTGATCAGATGCCACGCGAGGATTCGGTTTGCCAGTATACTATAGCCGTGCCCGAAGGTCAGTTTGAGGTGCCGGATCTTAAGGCTGATGAGCGTTTTAACGATAAATTTTATGTAACAGACGGCCCTTTGCTGAGGTACTACTTCGGTATTCCTTTAAAAACAAGTGATGGCCATAACCTGGGTGCACTTTGCGTTCTGGACAGGGATCTTAAAACTCTATCGCCGGAAAAGATAGAGTTACTTAAGATAATTGCCGGCGAAATTGTGAGCCGCTTAAATGCCCATAAGGTTATTTCGGGGCTTAAAAGCAAACTGCACGAGGCTAACGAAACCAAAAAGAAAGTTGCGCACGATATTCGTGGCCCACTGGGTGGTATAATCGGGCTTGCCCAGGTAATAAGTGAACAGGGCCAGGAAAACGAGATAGACGAAGTGCTGGAGTTTATCAACTTGATACAGCGCAGCGGCCGATCTCTGCTGGAACTCGCAGACGAGATACTGAGCACAGACCTGCCGAAGGCTGCTACATTGCAAGCTGATCAGTTTAACCTGCTGGTATTTAAAGAAAAGTTAGAGAAACTCTACACTCCACAAGCGATAACCAAAAACATCGACTTTGTAATTAACACATCGGTAAACTCATCTACCATACCCTTCAGCAAAAACAAACTGTTGCAGATAACAGGTAACATGATATCCAACGCGATGAAGTTTACTCCTGCAAACGGGAAAATTACGGTCGATCTCAGCCTTAAAATAGAGGAAACAAAGAACCTTTTGCAGATTAACGTAACGGATACAGGCGTAGGCCTCACCCAGGAAGGTATTGATAAGATATTGAGCGGGAAGGCGACTTCAACTGATGGGACAGGCGGTGAGCAGGGTTATGGCTTCGGTTTAGCTTTGGTAAAGCACCTTGTCGATTCGTTAAAGGGTACTATGCATATTTATTCTCAGCCGGGCCAGGGTGCCAATTTCGAAGTGGTGTTACCGCAGGATAAGTAG
- a CDS encoding alpha/beta fold hydrolase translates to MDKTFSSGYKPVNGINMYYEIHGSGERPLVLVHGGGSTIYTTFGRILPLLAQKRQIIAVELQAHGHTSDRNAPETFEQDADDVAGLLKELSINKADLFGFSNGGNTVLQVAIRHPEVVNKIVVASAFYKRDGMHSWFWDFMKNASLDYMPLQLQEAFLAINPSQEALLNMHDKDANRMRNFADWPDEYLLSIQAPTLLLAGDKDVMTAEHTVAMHRLIPNSRLVILPSDHGTYIGEVMTANPDSPLPKITADLILDFLEH, encoded by the coding sequence ATGGATAAAACATTCAGTTCGGGGTATAAGCCTGTAAACGGTATCAACATGTACTACGAGATACATGGCAGCGGCGAAAGACCGCTTGTGTTGGTACACGGCGGCGGGTCAACCATTTACACCACATTTGGGCGAATACTGCCGTTGCTGGCACAAAAAAGGCAAATTATAGCTGTGGAATTACAAGCTCACGGCCACACAAGTGACCGTAATGCACCGGAAACATTCGAGCAGGACGCTGATGATGTTGCCGGATTGCTTAAAGAACTTTCCATAAACAAAGCAGACCTTTTTGGATTTAGCAACGGTGGCAATACTGTTTTGCAAGTAGCTATACGACACCCGGAAGTGGTTAACAAAATTGTAGTTGCATCGGCGTTTTACAAAAGGGATGGGATGCACTCCTGGTTTTGGGATTTCATGAAGAACGCCAGTCTCGACTACATGCCCTTACAACTGCAGGAAGCATTTTTAGCTATAAACCCCAGCCAGGAGGCTTTACTTAACATGCATGATAAGGATGCTAACCGCATGCGGAACTTTGCCGACTGGCCGGATGAATACCTTCTAAGTATACAAGCGCCCACCCTGCTTTTGGCAGGTGACAAGGATGTGATGACAGCCGAACACACTGTTGCCATGCACCGCCTTATTCCAAATTCGCGGCTGGTTATACTGCCGAGCGACCATGGCACCTACATCGGCGAGGTGATGACAGCCAATCCCGACAGCCCGTTACCAAAGATAACAGCCGATCTTATACTTGATTTTTTAGAGCATTAA
- a CDS encoding carboxymuconolactone decarboxylase family protein produces MERLKMDKVEPAGYRALIMLEKYIESTPISRKHRELIKIRASQINGCAFCIDMHTRDARKEGETEQRIYALNAWRDTPFFDEQEQAILAITEQVTLISNHVKDEVYNKAAEVLGESYLAQVIMAVIIINSWNRLAITTGLQPQLAV; encoded by the coding sequence ATGGAAAGATTAAAAATGGACAAGGTGGAACCGGCAGGATACCGGGCGCTTATAATGCTGGAAAAATATATAGAAAGTACCCCAATAAGCCGTAAACACCGCGAGTTGATAAAGATCCGCGCGTCACAAATTAATGGGTGCGCTTTCTGTATAGACATGCACACCCGTGATGCCCGCAAAGAAGGCGAGACCGAGCAGCGCATCTACGCGCTTAATGCCTGGAGAGACACCCCGTTCTTCGACGAGCAGGAGCAGGCTATCCTGGCTATCACCGAACAGGTGACGCTAATCAGCAACCACGTTAAAGATGAAGTTTACAACAAAGCGGCAGAGGTGCTGGGCGAAAGTTATCTTGCCCAGGTGATCATGGCGGTTATTATCATCAACAGCTGGAACCGCTTAGCCATTACCACCGGACTACAGCCGCAGCTGGCCGTTTAA
- a CDS encoding Crp/Fnr family transcriptional regulator produces MKRYIKLTPEEEVLTCSRLELKKFKKKEIILEPGRHCQGNYFVLSGLLRQYYVNTKLNEQIVQFALESWWIADQESLLNKTPAATYIQTIEASEVLLLPERNRELLFKQVPALETYFRLMMQKSFVAAQRRIGFIFNQTDEERYRYFSDLFPAFIQRIPQYMLASYLGFTPQFLSRLRAKKI; encoded by the coding sequence ATGAAACGCTACATTAAGCTCACCCCTGAAGAGGAGGTGCTGACATGCAGCAGACTGGAGCTGAAAAAGTTTAAGAAGAAGGAGATCATACTTGAGCCGGGCAGGCACTGCCAGGGCAATTACTTTGTGCTGAGCGGATTGCTGAGGCAATACTATGTGAACACGAAACTGAACGAGCAGATAGTACAGTTCGCGCTGGAAAGCTGGTGGATAGCCGACCAGGAAAGCCTGTTAAACAAAACGCCTGCAGCTACCTATATTCAAACCATAGAGGCATCCGAAGTGCTGCTTTTGCCCGAACGCAACCGGGAGTTGCTGTTTAAGCAGGTGCCTGCTTTAGAAACATATTTCAGGCTGATGATGCAAAAGTCGTTTGTGGCTGCACAGCGAAGAATAGGGTTCATTTTTAATCAAACCGATGAAGAACGTTACCGGTATTTTTCTGATCTGTTTCCTGCTTTTATACAACGGATACCGCAATACATGCTGGCATCGTACCTCGGCTTTACGCCGCAGTTCTTAAGCAGGCTCAGAGCAAAGAAGATCTGA
- the eutC gene encoding ethanolamine ammonia-lyase subunit EutC: MADLNELLSNQDEPLKHLTQARIGLGMVGAGIPTQQYLRFKLAHAHARDAVYSALETDRLYDKLLVFNLPVLPLQSQAADREQYLQRPDLGRLPDEASMNRLADQVINAGIVLIIADGLSAAAVNQHAVPLLSLLIPKLIAVGHKIAPVCLAEQARVAIADTIAAELGATLSVILIGERPGLSAADSMGAYLTYQPKRGLTDDARNCVSNIRPKGLPIAVAAEKLFYLIQEAYRLKLSGVELKDNQGLLR; the protein is encoded by the coding sequence ATGGCTGACTTAAACGAACTGTTAAGTAATCAAGATGAGCCTTTGAAACACTTAACACAAGCACGAATAGGCTTGGGAATGGTTGGTGCCGGTATACCAACACAGCAGTACCTGCGCTTTAAGCTGGCACACGCGCATGCCCGCGACGCGGTTTACTCGGCATTGGAAACGGACAGGTTGTATGATAAACTGCTGGTGTTCAACCTGCCTGTATTGCCGCTGCAGAGCCAGGCAGCCGACCGCGAGCAATACCTGCAACGTCCGGATCTTGGCCGCCTGCCTGATGAAGCATCCATGAACCGGCTGGCAGATCAGGTGATCAATGCAGGCATTGTATTGATTATTGCCGACGGACTATCGGCGGCTGCCGTCAACCAGCATGCCGTTCCGTTGCTCTCGCTTCTTATCCCCAAACTTATTGCTGTTGGACACAAAATAGCGCCGGTGTGCTTGGCTGAACAGGCCAGGGTAGCTATTGCAGACACTATTGCTGCAGAACTGGGTGCAACGTTGTCCGTAATTTTAATAGGCGAACGGCCGGGCTTAAGCGCTGCGGACAGCATGGGCGCTTACCTTACGTATCAACCAAAACGCGGTCTTACAGATGATGCCCGTAATTGTGTATCAAACATTCGACCGAAGGGCTTGCCCATTGCGGTTGCTGCTGAAAAACTCTTTTACCTGATACAGGAAGCGTATCGGCTCAAGCTATCCGGCGTAGAGCTTAAGGACAACCAGGGGCTGCTTAGATAA